The Daphnia pulex isolate KAP4 chromosome 7, ASM2113471v1 genome includes the window TGGGTAATAGCACACGCTCTCTGTATTGATGACGTCCTTCTTATTAATAGCCGGGCAGATTCATTCTGTAAAGAGCCAGCAATTGTATAATTTTCTAATAGcttttgaatcaaaaattgCGAACCCTTTCTCGATAACTGCCTATTTATCTTGATTACACATTGAGTTTTAAAACTAAAGTTTATCGCACACTTACTTCCCaggtcatattttttttttttttcgggggggggggggggggttgttgtcgcaattttctagaaaaaatcGCCTGGCCattgaatttctttcattaTCTCATCTCTTTGGCTATAGAAATGTGTTCGAGTATTTTTGGTAGACACAAGACAGTACACATGAGTTTTATACTACTATAGACACTCTGTCGCGCCCACTGTTTATGTTTTGGTATGAGCGGGGGTACGAGTGATGTATTCCGTTTACAAAACTAAAACCAACAGTCTTAATGAAAGcagttcttttaaaaatgactTCTGTTACGGTTCCCGCGACTTTGTTTCGTTGAAAGTACAGTAGGACTCCTGTTTTCTTAATAATGATGTAATCGATAAACAGTTAAACACATTACATCTAAATTCCAGTATCAATGTAATATGGAATACCTTTCTGCGGCAATTTCAAACAGCCCTCCCAGCCTCCCTGTCACTTGCGTTCCCATGTTTCGAACAGTTTAGAGTGTCCTTTTATGGGATCGGGTCGAAAAAGTTTCATTTACTGACAGAAGTTCATCATAAAACgtgaaataaaactttttttaaatttgaaatcacaatTTGGGGTGATGTTTAAAATACATGCGATTTCGTGTGTTCCATTACTAGAACTCCCATGAATTTATTGACTTTAAGTTCGTTCCATCAGTTTGCATTGAGTACGGTAGTAATATTCAGCGTATTATATGGCAAAGCGTTTGAGTCTCAATGTCTCATGATGACTGCCACCTCACATTTTACTTGCTCGAATGCCAACATACGGGATGGCTTTTCTATATTGAATGCAGTCATTGATTAAGATTCATAAATTTGAACGGAAATGAGACCAATCTCGTACTACTGAGATCCATagagaaacaaattgtttgttgcttttcagtatctgaattattttgtgtttattgatgacatttagtttttttctttttcaattatgGCGAGTTCttaaaacaacaataatttatttcttgggAGAAATTCCGTTGACGAAAACGGCCAAAACACCCTTCCACGAGTCCAAATCGTCAGAAGAAACACTCTTAGCATTGAGAACGTCAAGGAGAAGACGGCCGAAGTCCTAAATTTAggatgaaaataattgttaagCAGGAACGTTTGATTGTTATGCAACAGTCAAAATTCAGTCTTGACATACCTCCCAAACTCCACGGGGAATACTGCGGGCGGCGTGGGTGTAGCGCATGTAGTTGACGTTGCCCAAAAGTTGCAATTTGTCGTCCATGGCAGCGATCATGGTGTCCAGACGGTCAGCGACGAGGGCGACTTGCTTCTCGTAATCGGCATTACCGGCCAAAGCGTCGACAGCGACATTGGCGAACTTGGTGAAGAATTTCTGGATGCGGGGAGTCTCCTTGAAGAGCCTTTGAAcaacaattttgttgttgtacaacaaTTTTATAGATAAATGAATCAATTACACTCACTTGACGAAGATGGATGAGACCATAGCGTTGCGATCCCCGCGGATGTTTTCCCATGACCTCTGAACATCACCGATCATGTGACCAGACAATTTGGTTTGGGGATCAACCAAATCTTCGGATTTCCTTTGAATTAAACGCAATTATTAAAATCCTTATACACGttggtttaaaattttgaccAAGTAAATCAAACGGCATTGTTCTTTTTACGTTGTAATATATAAGTGAAATCAATATCTATGACTTACTTGAGGGTCTTGGAGATTCCGGCAACCAAAGCGGCGAGTCCGCTTTTCCAGGCGCTCTGGGCCTCAGCGTTGAAGGCGCTGCCGAGCTCTTCAGAAAGGACTCCGGTCAAGATTTCGCCGAAttgcttcattttcaattgtagAGTTAAAATTAATAAGCTATTGAGAAAATGTCTTTCATCATTTGGTTTTGGAAACGTACCTCGAACATGATGGGGGTGGCTCCACGGGCCTGGTGAGCTCCGCCGAGAGCGTTCAATTGGCTGGCCAAAAGTTCCTGGCTGGACAGGGACTGGACGACAACGTTCAAACCGGCCAAGATGGTGTAGGCCTGGGCCAAGAAGTTTCCGTTGCCCAAAAGTTCGTTCTGGGGAACAGTGGCGAACTTGCTGAACATCTTTTGGTATTCGGGGTGGGCAGTGACGAAACTGAATTTACACGGAcacaattaattttgattctaCTTTTGAGTCTTATGCGGGAAACTTACCGGTAAAGAACTTGGGGAGCGACATCGCCGTCCTTCTTGGCTTGGTCCCAGGTCTTGCGGATGACACTGCGGTCGTGAGAGCTCAGGATTCCTTCATCTCCTTCATCAGCAGAGACGGTGGTGACGGTGGTGGTgacagtggtggtggtggttccaGGCTATCAAGTGTAGGCAATATACCATCAATATTGGAAAATAGAACTATAAGGAAAGAGAATAAATGTGAACATACCTTGTAAGCGCTGGCAAAAGCGAGCACGctgaggaggaggacgatCTTGAAAGAAGCCATTGTTGCAAGAAGAGTTGCTCTGGTAATACAGACAGCAAGTGGTGCCGTTCTGTCGATTTTCACTCTCTTTTATACTCAATCCAGTCCGAAGACTGAACTATTGGAACATGGAACTATCAATTGCAACCAAAGACCGGCCTACGTGAGGATGTCCACACTTATTATCAAGATGTCCCCCGTGAACCTTAGTCTtgttttttgaacttttgctTGAATGTATTTACATTTAAAGCAAAGCAACACTTGTTTTTCATCACCCGTTTGCTCATAACGTATTGAATTTCGCATTGAATCTCCATTTGGGTCATGAAAATATCTGTTGTTCAAAcgttcaaacatttttgtaaaataattttttatggttcattcaaatcgattgctctggaaaatattttttgaatttttcaaataataaaaaattaaactctaagaaatctacaaaaaaaaaacgattgcgAACTGCGATCCAAtcccataattttttttctctcagtcCTATGTCCTATCCAACTTAAAATGCAACATGTATgcttttctgcttttttttccagggaaattaaaaagcaaaacaaaacaaaaaaaaaatacaacaaaaataaatgcgtttttttaattagcttTTTTGCATCGACTTGAATATTGCGATATCAAATATACCAACACTTCTGTTCAGACTGTTCTATTGATCGAAGCCCACATCATTTAAGATAtaggatatttttaaaatttatgtatAGATCTTTCTTCCTTTAATATCGCGATATGTTGTCTAGGACGAGGTCCTAGCTATACACACTTTATCGCAAtcgtaactaaaaaaaaaaaaagttttgttgatACTTGATAGTTTAAGTTGTAACTTGATTTTGGTTACAACGTAACGTTATCTCAAAACTTATTCCCTCTTTGCCGGGTCTTACCGGGGAATTATATACCAAACAGAAATGGTTTTAGATTTCAACTTAAACTTATTCTCTCACCTCAACGTATTCTCTTTCCCTTATTGCATTTTGAGGGGTgagtttgattttcatttctaatttctatcgaCATGCGACATCGTATTATCGTAAGCATgctgattagaagaaaattgaaaatttgactagtgtcgtctgctttcgtttagtttaaaatttcgaaaaagtcagagacaaaagacaacaagacattttccagatttatattcttatagatttatttgttttcgatAACCGTCATCCTTCATGTTGTttagcgggtaaataaaactaagaatacaaatagaatgattgtgGGAAACTGGGAActatagaagagttaaacctgttctaaattttgtgaaatgttatttCCTGACCATCATCTATCATGTGTCCtgtcaatgcatggcagtttttgtttgcactatataaccttatttgtttttctgttatgcagatttgaggccagccatcataaccacacaatatgcaagtttttcttgtgcaggTGTTTACCTGTCATCAGCAGTAATCTCaggatcatcgcttgggtaatgatctccttcacttttttaaacctgtgacctactagatattttaatgttagatatttaatgttgcattacctgcatcaatgcagtgtaatacatgtaaaccttaaattctcctatttattaataattaggGTTTACGTTTACCCAGGTctcattttaaacttttcctgacttgttgtttctgtcaactttttttttcgtaacccattttctatttttatttagataaagaGCATCCCATCGCATTGGGAAAACTACCGACGATGTCaatcgagttacggatctctcttttccccctttatttcaatgtcctcgtgtatgctcatgtgaatgtgggtgtattcacgaggacaccctttttaccctatcccgtctggtgTAACTCTTttgcggatggatggagcaactgtggatgcctggctgtatttcccaggcataaaggtaggaccaAATTGAtcttattcttccttttggacaatttttggtggcgttgattatcaATCGTTACGTAGTCTAGTCAGTCACGGAGTATGTTTATCcctgagctaggcggttgactgtacagctgttttctctctccgttttgtttttttctcagtaagggttcactaaaaaatctcatttgtcgaacgagTGCAGATCAGGCatgtttttgtacctcacaactttttctgtcgGTAAACCATTatattcgaaaatatttgaactttaagcacttcaagcaaagtgcaacaattcaattttttgaccaagagggacctgccgccacttcggcacctcctcgttttTAAAACACTTGACGCTAACCTTATCGTGCAATGACAAGTCATGGTAAAATATCGACGTTTTGAGTATGTTatattcattttctaaaattctgTGTCAATTTGAAACCAAGAGCAAAACTATGGCTTTTTAACTCgcaatgattttctttttgtgggtTGTTTCCTGttctataattttttattgagtaCCGTAGTTATATTCAGTGTAGGctattgtttctctttctggTCACTTTTAAGCTCGAGAGTTGTTAGTACCGGCCATGGTGACTTTTAGTCCCAATACGGAATACGCACTTACACGTAGCTTTCTCGAATGTATTCTTTTTACCCTCAAATACTACCAGTGATAGTTCAGTCTATTACATTAAACTTTGGAATTCCCATCaataattccattttaaaCCTTATCCATATTCATTGTTTCAGATTTGATAATAGTATTGTGTGTGGCCGCAATCAAGACAACATCAACACTACTGAGTTCCATTTCGAGAATAACAATATCTTTCATTCCTTTTATATCTGAACtattttgtgtttattgaTGATATtcgtttttggttttggttttttttttttttcattttcggttcttaaacaaaaagtaatttaGTTCTTGGGAGAAATTCCGTTGACGAAAACGGCCAAAACACCCTTCCACGAGTCCAAATCGTCAGAAGAAACACCCTTAGCAGCCAAAGACTCGACGAGGAGACGGCCGAAGTCCTGATCGAAAGAGTTGAATTAAAATACCATCgcgatttcattatttcaacATGGACTTACCTCCCAAGGTCCACGGGGAATGCTACGGGCGGTGTGGGTGTAGCGCATGTAGTTGACGTTGCCCAAAAGTTGCAATTTGTCGTCCATGGCAGCGATCATGGTGTCCAGACGGTCAGCGACGAGGGCGACTTGCTTCTCGTAATCGGCATTACCGGCCAAAGCGTCGACAGCGACATTGGCGAACTTGGTGAAGAATTTCTGGATGCGGGGAGTCTCCTTGAAGAGCCTTTGAAcaacaattttgttgttgtagataGATTTTTGATTAGTTACTGAATCAATCACTCACTTGACGAAGATGTCGGAGACCATTGCGTTGCGATCTCCGCGGATGTTCTCCCAGGTCCTTTGAACGTCACGGATCTGGTGAGGAGACAATTTGGTTTGGGGATCGGCCAAATCCTCGGATTTCCTTTTAAGTTAAACGAAatcattttaatcatttaaacGCTTTAGTTATTAGTTTTCTTGACAGTaaagtgaaattgttttttatttcgttgaaATCAATGTCTATGACTTACTTGAGTGTCTTGGAGATTCCGGCAACCAAAGCAGCGAGTCCGCTCTTCCAGGCGCTCTTGGCCTCAGCGTTGAAGGCGCTGCCGAGCTCTTCAGCAAGGACTCCGGTCAAGATTTCGCCGAAttgcttcattttcaattgtagAGTTAAAGTTAATAAGATAATtctaaaatatctttttttcatttggttttggAAAAGTACCTCGAACATGATGGGAGTTGCTCCGCGAGCCTGGTGAGCACCACCGAGGGCGTTCAATTGGTTGGCCAAAAGTTCCTGGCTGGACAGGGACTGGACGACGACATTCAAACCGGCCAAGATGGTGTAAGCCTGGGCCAAGAAGTTTCCGTTGCCCAAAAGTTCGTTCTGGGGAACAGAGGCGAACTTGCTGAACATCTTTTGGTATTCGGGGTGGGCAGTGACGAAACTGAATTTCATGTACACATTAGTTTTATTATCCATTCTGGAATAATTAACGGGAAACTTACCGGTAAAGAACTTGGGGAGCGACATCACCGTCCTTCTTGGCTTGGTCCCAGGTCTTGCGGATGACACTGCGATCGTGAGAGCTCAAGATTCCTTCATCTCCTTCATCAGCAGAGACGGTGGTAACGCTGGTGGTGACGGTGGTTGTGGTAGTTCCAGGCTATCATTAGGGATTATACATCAATATTcgagaataaaataatgagTGAAAAGATTAAACTTACCTTGTAAGCGCATGCAAAAGCCAGAACGctgaggaggaggacgatCTTGAAAGAAGCCATTGTTGCAAGAAGAGTTGCTCTGGAAATACAGACAGCAAGTGGTACCGTTCTGTCGATTTTCACTGTCTTTTATACTCCATCCAGTCCGAATACTGAGCTATTGAAACTATTAGTTTCCAGCAAAGAGCGTCCTACGTGAGGATTTTCACACTTTTTATCAAGATGTCCCCCGTGAACCTTAGTCTTGATTTTTGAACTGTTACTCAAATGTACTTACTCTTAACGCAaagcaatatttatttttcataatccTTACAATCTAAAGAATCATCTTTCGCAATGATCATTTATTTGAGTTATGAAAAATCTTCTGTTTAAGCGATGCTATAACACAAATTTATGGTTCCATAAATTTGATTCTTTGGAATAAAATACTTCTAACCCAAAATTTTAATCCACAAGTCTACTTAAACACTGTTGGAAACCGCTTTTCAATGCGATGtacgtatttttttctcactctAATCTACTTGCAACATTTTAATTTggtcaaaaaaaattttgtgtttttttgtcaattattgttttttaatctatttgaatactccttttttttattattacagcaTTTCTGTGCTTTTGATTCACATTCCACATTAAAAGATATAGagttattgaatttttcaaattgattttgcTTTAATATCGCGATAATTTGTCTGACGGGTTTCCGAAGTTTAAAAGACGATTTATAGCAACTTTGAAAGAATGCACACAATTGTGATAGAATCTGTAAATTTATATCCGCTATTTCGGTGAGGCTTtagttaagtttaaaaaattaaaacgccTGCAGTAATATTTAAATGCTTTATTTATTCTGTCATCTGACTTCTGCTATAATTTGGTAATCAGATTTTTAGTCACAAGCGAATTTGATCGTCATCCCTGTACGgttatctgattttttttgtttgtttgttccacGACTCTATGTCATAGACATTCAATAACGCGTGTTCCAACACTAAAACTTTCTTGGCTTCATTGACTGTATCTTCGTTATATCGGGTTGCATTCAGTATCAATCACTGTATTGTTTGCCATCTGCGGCCATCTGGTCAgtttaaaatttcaagttcAGTCTAATGGTGACTGTTGGTGTTACATCTTACGTATCTTGCTCGAATATCTTCTGTTTATTCTGAAACATTAACAGCGATCGTTCATTCTATCCTAGTAAAGTTTAGAACTCTCAAAGCTTCACGACTTctattttgaatgaattcGTGAATTCAGACTTGATTGTGATATTGTATATGAAACCGGAATGGAAACAGTACCAACACTGTAAAGCTCTATTAACAGAATCAAGAAGTCGTTCTTTACTTTACTATTTGAATTCTTTCATGTAATTATTCGtgaaattcagattttttatttttccaattatATTCCGTTCTTAAAACAACAGCAATTTAGTTTTTGGGAGAAATTCCGTTGGCGAAAACGGCCAAAACACCCTTCCATGAATCCAAATCATCAGAAGCAACACCCTTAGCGGAGAGAACATCAAGGAGAAGGCGGCCGAAGTCCTAAAATGAGGATTagataaatttgtaaaatcgAAGGTTGCACGAAACATGAaagttaaaatgaaattttgacttACCTCCCAAGGTCCACGGGGAATGCTACGGGCGGTGTGGGTGTAACGCATGTAGTTGACGTTGCCCAAAAGTTGCAATTTGTCGTCCATGGCAGCGATCATGGTGTCCAGACGGTCAGCGACCAAAGCGACTTGCTTCTCGTAATCGGCATTACCGGCCAAAGCGTCGACAGCGACATTGGCGAACTTGGTGAAGTGCTTATGAATGCGGGGAGTCTCCTTGAAGAGCCTTTGAACAACAATATTGTTTTAGTATTAGAGATTTTTGATTGGTTACTGAATCAATCACTCACTTGATGAAGATGGATGAGACCATAGCGTTGCGATCTCCGCGGATGTTTTCCCAGGTTCTTTGAACGTCACGGATCTGGTGAGGGGACAATTTGGTTTGGGGATCAACCAAATCCTCGGATTTCCTTTTAAGTTAAACGCGATTAAACGAAATCATTTTAATCCTTTAAAAGCTTTagttataaatttttcttgaaagtaaagtgaaattgtttttttagatcGTTGGTATTTATTAAATCAATGTCTATGACTTACTTGAGGGTCTTGGAGATTCCGGCAACCAAAGCGGCGAGTCCGCTCTTCCAGGCGCTCTGGGCCTCAGCGTTGAAGGCGCTGCCGAGCTCTTCAGAAAGGACTCCGGTCAAGATTTCGCCGAATTGCTTCATTTTAAATTGCAACGTTAAAGTTAATAAGATGgaagtatatatttttttaaaattttgttatggTAACTTACCTCGAACATGATGGGGGTGGCTCCACGAGCCTGGTGAGCACCACCGAGAGCGTTCAATTGGTTGGCCAAAAGTTCCTGGCTGGACAGGGACTGGATGACGACGTTCAAACCGGCCAAGATGGTGTAAGCCTGGGCCAAGAAATTTCCGTTGCCCAAAAGTTCGTTCTGGGGAACAGAGGCGAACTTGCTGAACATCTTTTGGTATTCGGGGTGGGCAGTGACGAAACTGAATTTACACGgatacaattaattttgattctaCTTTTGAGTCTTATGCGGGAAACTTACCGGTAAAGAACTTGGGGAGCGACATCACCATCCTTCTTGGCTTGGTCCCAGGTCTTGCGGATGACACTGCGGTCGTGAGAGCTCAAGATTCCTTCATCTCCTTCATCAGCAGAGACGGTGGTGACGGTGGTGGTgacagtggtggtggtggttccaGGCTATCAAGTGTAGGCAATATACCATCAATATTGGAGAATAGAACGATAAGGAAAGACAATAAATGCGAATTTACCTTGTAAGCGCAGGCAAAAGCGAGCACGctgaggaggaggacgatCTTGAAAGAAGCCATTATTGCAAGAAGAGTTGCTCTGGAAATACAGACAGCAAGTGGTGCCGTTCTGTCGATTTTCGCTCTCTTTTATACTCAATCCAGTCCGAAGACTGAACTATTGGAACATGGAACTATCAATTTCATCCAAACTCCGGCCTACGTGAGGATTTCCACACTTCTAATCAAGATGTCCCCCGTGAACTTTAGTCTTGATTTTTGAACTGTTACTGGAACTGTTACTCGAATGAAGTTACTCTTGACGCAAAGCAATAGTTATTTTCGTAGCCTGTCTCCCTTAAAGGTTTAGATCAACTTTCGCAACTGGTTATCCATTTGAGCCAccaaaatttttcattcaaaaatatttattgaataaTTTGGTGGTTCATTCAAAtcgattcttttaaaaaaatttgtaacaatCAAATTGCAAAAATTATGTCTACGTAAAGATTAGAGATATTActacaaatttctttttgaatatgAGAATTTGTCCTTGTTATCTCACCAGAATTTGTCTTATGAAATCAATCTTTTAATGGCCGATTTTGCCATTAAAATATTTGGTCTTCTTCTCGCTTTGTGCTTTAACATACTGCACGTACCAAATTTCTCTCAAATAATCCAAATCTCTTCCAAGCAAAGAGTTTCTTTTAGTGATATACCGGAATTGATTTTGCGATATTTTTTCTGATTAGGTTATGTAATcttgaattctatttttgtaTTGCAATCGCAATTACAACTACAACACATGTTCATTTTGATTAGCGACTTGATTTGTTGGTTACCGCTTAAGATGAAAAATCAGTCCTTTCAACCAAGTCTGAATCTTGTCCTTTTAGAAGAGTAgagtatattattatttctttcatttttaatgtaaACGAATTTATCATGTTTCCGAAGTTTCAAAGACAATTCATTGTggttttgaaacaaacaaccaaactTGGTAGAATGGTAGAATTT containing:
- the LOC124197972 gene encoding uncharacterized protein LOC124197972; amino-acid sequence: MASFKIVLLLSVLAFASAYKPGTTTTTVTTTVTTVSADEGDEGILSSHDRSVIRKTWDQAKKDGDVAPQVLYRFVTAHPEYQKMFSKFATVPQNELLGNGNFLAQAYTILAGLNVVVQSLSSQELLASQLNALGGAHQARGATPIMFEQFGEILTGVLSEELGSAFNAEAQSAWKSGLAALVAGISKTLKKSEDLVDPQTKLSGHMIGDVQRSWENIRGDRNAMVSSIFVKLFKETPRIQKFFTKFANVAVDALAGNADYEKQVALVADRLDTMIAAMDDKLQLLGNVNYMRYTHAARSIPRGVWEDFGRLLLDVLNAKSVSSDDLDSWKGVLAVFVNGISPKK
- the LOC124197971 gene encoding uncharacterized protein LOC124197971, which gives rise to MASFKIVLLLSVLAFACAYKPGTTTTTVTTSVTTVSADEGDEGILSSHDRSVIRKTWDQAKKDGDVAPQVLYRFVTAHPEYQKMFSKFASVPQNELLGNGNFLAQAYTILAGLNVVVQSLSSQELLANQLNALGGAHQARGATPIMFEQFGEILTGVLAEELGSAFNAEAKSAWKSGLAALVAGISKTLKKSEDLADPQTKLSPHQIRDVQRTWENIRGDRNAMVSDIFVKLFKETPRIQKFFTKFANVAVDALAGNADYEKQVALVADRLDTMIAAMDDKLQLLGNVNYMRYTHTARSIPRGPWEDFGRLLVESLAAKGVSSDDLDSWKGVLAVFVNGISPKN
- the LOC124197970 gene encoding uncharacterized protein LOC124197970, giving the protein MASFKIVLLLSVLAFACAYKPGTTTTTVTTTVTTVSADEGDEGILSSHDRSVIRKTWDQAKKDGDVAPQVLYRFVTAHPEYQKMFSKFASVPQNELLGNGNFLAQAYTILAGLNVVIQSLSSQELLANQLNALGGAHQARGATPIMFEQFGEILTGVLSEELGSAFNAEAQSAWKSGLAALVAGISKTLKKSEDLVDPQTKLSPHQIRDVQRTWENIRGDRNAMVSSIFIKLFKETPRIHKHFTKFANVAVDALAGNADYEKQVALVADRLDTMIAAMDDKLQLLGNVNYMRYTHTARSIPRGPWEDFGRLLLDVLSAKGVASDDLDSWKGVLAVFANGISPKN